The DNA region TTTAACCGATAATCCACCAACCAAAGTAAAATCTGGCGCTAATGGTATGTAATCTTCACCATTTTCAGCCTCAAGACTTCTTGCTTTTGTAAGCGTTGCATCTGTATTGAAATAGAAATAATCGTTTAACTGAAATCTTACGCCTAAATCTAATCCATAACGTTCAGATTTTCCGCTAGGCTCTACAATTCCGGCATCACCAACGTAAACAAATTCTTCTTCAGAAAACAAATACCACAACGTTGTATTAAGTACAATTTTTTGTGATGGTTTCCAGATATTTCCAAAATCTACACCATACGCTTTTGGTAAAGCTTTATCAACTTCGTTGTTTAAAACAATTCTAGCATCGTTGGAATGAAAACCTATTCCCGATTTTAAAAACCATTGTAAATTTTCGTTTTGATTAAACTGAAAATTAAGTTTTGGCAACACAGCAACTTCTGTATTTGTTTGCAAATCGTAAGTTTCACTTAATTTGTTATTATATTGAAAGTTGAAATACTCTAATCTTAAACCTGGAGTAATACTAAATCTTCCTAAGTCAATTTCAGTATTGACAAAAGCATTCATATTACGTTGATACACATCTCCTAATTGGATATAATCTAAAGTTGTTTTTCTATTTAAAGTGTGTGATAACTCGATATCTTTAATATCGTCAAAACGTAAACCTAATCCAGCAGTATAATTAACGTCAAAATTATCATAGTTTACTGCTTTTCTAAATTGAGTATTTAACCCAAAAATATCACGATTTTCCTTTTGTTTGATTTGATCACCGTTTACAGGATCTTCTAAAAAGAAGGTGAAGTTTGAATATAATTCAAAATTATATTTAGAGTAAAATACATTGCTTTGCATAGCAATATCATTGTCTAAAATGGTACTAAATTGTACATTGGCGTTACTTCTACTGGTGTAACCGCCTTCTGTATCGTCTATAGCTCCAAAGTTGGAAATGTTGCCATTATTAACTTCTCTAACTGGAATTTGACCTGATGCGTCCCATTTACTTGTAAAATGACTAACTGTAAATCCTATTTTTGAATTATCGTTTAGATACGCATTGTACTTACCCATAAGGTTAAGTCGGTCAAAATTTTGAGGTGATTCAAAAGGTCCATCAGTTTCTATATATTCTAAAGCTACATAAGCATTTTGTGATGCTTTTTTATCTAATAGATTGAATAATCCTAAGGTACGTAAGGTATTAAATTGTCCTGCTGTAAAACTAATAGTACTATTTTCTAAGCTGATTTTCGTTTTAAAGTCTACAAAACCAGCTGTATTAAAATCACCATGATCTGAGTAATACGGACCTTTACCAAAGTTAATTTTCTCAATAGTTTCTGGTATTAAGAAGTGTAAGTCACTATAACCTTGTCCATGAGCGTGAGATACCATATTTACTGGCATACCATCTACACTTAAAGCTACATCTGTACCATGATCTATATCAAAACCGCGTAAAAACAATTGTTCTGCTTTTCCGCCACCAGCATGTTGACCAATGATTAATCCTGGAACTTTTCTTAAAATTTCTTGAGAAGAATTTATTGGATTAGTTTCTAAATCTATTTGTACTATACTATTTAAAACATCGGTTGGTTGTGATAATACCAACTCGTCTAACATAAATGCTTTAGGTTTTAAGTCAATAATTAGATTATTAAGTATATCTTGAGTTAAAGTAATCTCTTGTTTTTCGTAACCTAAAAGTCCAACTAATAGTATATCGCCAACGTTAGTGTTACTAATTTCAAATTGACCTAACTGATTTGAATGCGAATGACTTTTTGAGGTTTGATTATATACGTAAGCATTTTCTACGGGTTGATTATTGCTTACTACTGTTCCTTTAATTTGTGCAGATAAGGATGTAGTTATCCCTATCATTACAAAAAGTAATAATATTTTTTTCATGTTTTTTGTTGTTAGTTTGTTTGTTTTTGACTTAAAGTAGCGACACCTGTTTTGTGGTTACTGGTCCAAGCTCGTAACTACTTTCTAGCAATTCATTTTTAAGATTTGCTACTTTTTGTTGTTGTCCGTTTGCTTTATAGATTTTTGCCATATGGAAAAGCGCTTCTGGTTCAAAAGTTTTGTTAGCCACAAAAGTATCAATAATTTCTAGAGCTTTTTCCTTTTTACCTGTGTTAAAATAGCTCCAAGCCAATAAATCGTAAGACATTGGTGTTGGTCTATTTTGCACTTCAATTTTTGCTAATTGTACAGCTTTTTCGTTATTACTGTCTGCCAATAACTTAGATGTGTACACATTATACATATCACCGTAATTTGGATTATTAACCTCATCTAGATATGTTTTTAAGTGCATATTTTTTTGTTCATCAAGACCTTCAAATTCTGCTAATTCTGCTTTAAACAAATGGTAATCTGGTGATTGATGATGTGCTTCTATCCTATCTAAAATACGCTTTGCTTCTTTTGGATTTTTCTCGTGTGCGTAAACAATCCAAGCAATTCCTTTTTTTGCATAAGCATCATCAGGATTTAATTGTAAGGCTTTTAAATAATTGTTATAAGATTTTTCTATTTGACCGTCGTGACCATAAAAATCGGCTAGATTGGTATAAGTCCATTGTTTAATTTCAGCCAATTGAGATGATTCTGCAATTGTCTGTGCTCTTTCTAAATATTTTATTGCCGAAGCTAAATCGCCTTTATGATCACTCCATTTTGATAATCTGATTAGATAACCAAAATCACTTAAATCTTTAACTTTGGTTAAGTAGTCTTTTGCTTCGGTATAATTACCAAGTTCTAAATGTACATCAAAAAGCATTTTTTGAGTGCCTTTAAGGTTTTCTCCATTGGTTTTTGCTTTTTCAAGTACGTCTAAAGCTTCTTTAAATTTATGTTGCGAGATGTAATTTCTTGCCAAACTACGTAAGTAACCAGCATTGTTATATTTAGTAATTGTATTTAATTTCACTAAGTTTTCTTCAGCTTTTTTTAAATAATCAATGTTTCCAGTCGCTGCAAATAGTTTACTTTCTGCGCTAGCAATTTTAGCTAAATATGGATATTGATTTGGGGTATTTTTAAGCTTAGTTTTCCAGAAATTATAATCGGCTTCTATCTTTTTAAGCGATGTATTTTCTGGATTTGAAAGATAGATATCGTAATCTGAAGTTTGCGTGATTTTGTTTTGCGTGTCTTTACAACTACTTGTTAAAAGTACTGTTAATAATAACAATATAATATTAGTTTTCATAGTTTTTTGTTGTTTGTTGTTTGTTGTTTGTTGTTTGTTGTTTGTGTTCTTACAATAAAGAAGAAAAACTAAGGAGTATTTTGGGTTATACTCCTTAGTTAGTTAGATTACCAAGGAGATGCTAGGTAAGGAAATGTAGATAAAAATTCTTTATCATTAGCATCTACATTGTCATTAGAAAGTGTTGGGTTTTCTGTACCATCTTCACCTCCAAAAATAAGTAGTAGTTCTACCGAAATAACATCGTCTGCTAAAGCACGACCAGTTAATACATTTGTACCATCAAAGAAAGTAGTTGTTCCGTCTAAAGATACATTTAAAACATCTGTAGCTAATAGACCTGTAAAAGTTGGAGCATCTAAACCTAATGCATTTTGATCACCAGGATTTGCATATGCTGGACTTAAACCTGTTAAGTTAGTTTCAAACATAGATTGGTAATTTGCACCTTGTTGTGATGGTATAGTTGTGTTAAACATATCTTTTGAAGAAGAAGACACAAATACTGTATTTACAGCTGGTCTACCCATTTGATCTGTTTGTCCATAAGTTCCAGAAAAATCTGGTTCTTGATTGTATTGATTATTGTCTTGCATCATTGCATCGTCATCGCTAGAACAACTTACAAATGCTAATGCTACAAAAGCTACACTTAAAATTTTATTTATAGTTTTCATTTTTATTTGTCTTTATGGTTAATATTATAGTTTAGTTTTTGCTTCTACCCAAGTATTGATTGTTCCTGTTCCTCCAATTGTAGATTTAGGAACTTCAATTACAACAGATAACACGTTAGATCCTGCAAAAGTGTCTGATCCTGGATTATTAAAACCAGAAGCGTTACCAGCGATAATCTCTCCGTATTGAGCAAAATCCATAAAGAAAGGATCGTCTCTTGGTCCTGCAAACGCACTAATGTTACCGTTAGTAGCAATAATTGCTTCTTCTCCATAAGGAGTAATGTCTACAACAGTTTGTGTTGCACTAGCACCAATCATACTGTTTAATCCTGTACTAGATGGAACAAATGGTCCAAAAAAGTACATTTTACCATCTCTAGGAATGGCTTGAATAACAAGATCTTCTACATTGTCTCCTGTATTATCGATATTAAATTCGATTAATACATTTTCATCAAAAGCAGCGTCTGCTGTGTTTGCTGGACTTAAAAGTCCTTGAAGATTTGCTGCAAATACTAAATTATTAGTATTGCTTCCCTGAAAGGCATAAAAGTCTGTAATATCACTTGATGTACCTTGTACTGCTGGCGCATCTATGTGATCTGCAGAAAGTAAAAAGTAACCAGAGATTGCTACTAAACTTACACTTAATAAAAGTTTGAAATTTTTCATAGTCTGAGATTTTTGTTAATTATTATTTTTGGTTCTCAATCTTACCTACGCAGTTTTTTAACATAAGGTTTTATTAAAATTTTGTTAAAAT from Mesoflavibacter profundi includes:
- a CDS encoding TonB-dependent receptor, with product MKKILLLFVMIGITTSLSAQIKGTVVSNNQPVENAYVYNQTSKSHSHSNQLGQFEISNTNVGDILLVGLLGYEKQEITLTQDILNNLIIDLKPKAFMLDELVLSQPTDVLNSIVQIDLETNPINSSQEILRKVPGLIIGQHAGGGKAEQLFLRGFDIDHGTDVALSVDGMPVNMVSHAHGQGYSDLHFLIPETIEKINFGKGPYYSDHGDFNTAGFVDFKTKISLENSTISFTAGQFNTLRTLGLFNLLDKKASQNAYVALEYIETDGPFESPQNFDRLNLMGKYNAYLNDNSKIGFTVSHFTSKWDASGQIPVREVNNGNISNFGAIDDTEGGYTSRSNANVQFSTILDNDIAMQSNVFYSKYNFELYSNFTFFLEDPVNGDQIKQKENRDIFGLNTQFRKAVNYDNFDVNYTAGLGLRFDDIKDIELSHTLNRKTTLDYIQLGDVYQRNMNAFVNTEIDLGRFSITPGLRLEYFNFQYNNKLSETYDLQTNTEVAVLPKLNFQFNQNENLQWFLKSGIGFHSNDARIVLNNEVDKALPKAYGVDFGNIWKPSQKIVLNTTLWYLFSEEEFVYVGDAGIVEPSGKSERYGLDLGVRFQLNDYFYFNTDATLTKARSLEAENGEDYIPLAPDFTLVGGLSVKDFHKFSGAINYRYVDDRPANEDNSVIAEGYFVTDFNLNYNFNKHWKLGVIIENLFDTDWKETQFLTESRLQNEIAPVEEIHFTPGTPFNFKTTLSYSF
- a CDS encoding tetratricopeptide repeat protein, which translates into the protein MKTNIILLLLTVLLTSSCKDTQNKITQTSDYDIYLSNPENTSLKKIEADYNFWKTKLKNTPNQYPYLAKIASAESKLFAATGNIDYLKKAEENLVKLNTITKYNNAGYLRSLARNYISQHKFKEALDVLEKAKTNGENLKGTQKMLFDVHLELGNYTEAKDYLTKVKDLSDFGYLIRLSKWSDHKGDLASAIKYLERAQTIAESSQLAEIKQWTYTNLADFYGHDGQIEKSYNNYLKALQLNPDDAYAKKGIAWIVYAHEKNPKEAKRILDRIEAHHQSPDYHLFKAELAEFEGLDEQKNMHLKTYLDEVNNPNYGDMYNVYTSKLLADSNNEKAVQLAKIEVQNRPTPMSYDLLAWSYFNTGKKEKALEIIDTFVANKTFEPEALFHMAKIYKANGQQQKVANLKNELLESSYELGPVTTKQVSLL